Sequence from the Procambarus clarkii isolate CNS0578487 chromosome 2, FALCON_Pclarkii_2.0, whole genome shotgun sequence genome:
TGATCTTCATTAATAGTAAAGTTTTAATTGCTACTTTTGTTAATATTTTATTATCATAGTGGTACCACCCCGAGAAGACAAGTTAGTGCCGTGTCGAAGGATGTTCAAAAGGTGCTAAATATCCTTTAGGATGGCAGTACTGTACTAACTGGAAGTGCTAGCTTAGGATTAAATAATAATCCCCAATACTTTCAACTTTTATTCACATTTTATACACAAAAAAGCGCACAGATTGGGTACATCATAACAGAAAAAAAGAGCTGTACAGGCATAACTCTAAGAACAATTGCTTAAGAAGAGTCCTATCTtagaataaataattaaaaaaagtgTTAAAATGATCACATTTCAAGAATACTGCTTCTTGGACATCCTGAACTGCTCAATACCACAGtcactgctggtgctgatgcctgAGCAGTGACTTGACCATGGCAGTTCTAACCTAGAACTATTCATTGCGGAACGTACATGCCTCTCGATGGGCATGTCGGCAAGCATTCTGGGTGCTGATTTGCAGCCACCCCCATGTAGGATATGACCAATGAGCGTTCACTGCTTGGCAGGCCAGACTAGTCGATAGTATTCAATGATCTCCCTGGCTGCCTCTCATGTCGAAAACAACCAATGAATGCTCACTGACCAGACATTACATCATTGTCCAGCACACAAAATATCCAGTACTGGATTTAATGTCTGTAATATTACACATACCAGCCTTAATCTTACAACAGCAGAGCCTTACCGTGCTCTAGCAAAATCTATGCACGGTGAAGGGGGCAGCAAGAACTTCTGAAAGGCACTTGATTCTAAACAATATTTCGGACTATGGTATTTGTAGCTACTATGATGGCATCATTAAAATATGACTACGAGCGTTTGTCACCCTTGTTTAATTGGTTAAGATATTATGTGAGACTAAGATCAATTAAAGATTAAGTGCTTTTCGAGacttctaccccccccctcaGACTAAGACATTCTATAGGAGTGGTTTGGCACCTTTAAAGGGAGGGGACCAATCATAAAGTCAGATATATTGCATATGCCCGCACAAAATATACAATGCACATTCTCATGGCTGGGAGTGGCCCGTGATCCTGTGCTCTCCAAGATGACACATTGGAGACACTGTGCTCTGGTGCAGGAATGTGTACCAGTGTCTTGTGGGTTAGCAATagtagtaagaaaagtttttctgactgtagAATAACTTAAGAGGGATTTATTTTAACTTGTTGCCTTAGTGACATTATAGTAGAACATTTGCTACCAACCTAGTGCTAGCAAAGCTAGTAATCATTACTGATATGTTTCAAGGATGTCACGAGTTAGTGACAGAGTAATACAATGGCTTATGTATAAGCAGTcaagaggtgtgtgtgtacaggtgggctggggtgagagtcagactgAGGAGGATGGTGATCATCAGTGAGGCTGCCCTCGGAAACTCGGCTCTACTAATGCCCAAATGCTGTTGCTTTTATTATCAATCAGCTGTGATATATGAAGAAGCCAGAAGGAGTTAACAGACCAGCTGCTTAATCAAGTATTATGAAAAGAAATATGTCAGAAGTTTGTCCTAATTTGGTTTACAGTTCGGAAGATTGTTTCTAAAATCAGTTTTAGAGCTTTGTAGACATTTGGGTAAAATACATCGAGCAGGAATAAAGACTGGCATGATTTTCTTCACCTGTTTGTTTCCAGGTGTTAAGTGCCGCTCACTTCCAGGATCCAGGGAATTTGGCCACCTGGAAGTGACATGGCCAAAGGGTCACTTAAGAGTATAGAGAACTTATCTATGTACCTCGGAATATCTAGCCTAAATCTACAGCTTTAAATACTTATCCATATATCAAAGCTTTGTATAAAGAAATCTTCATAAGGTGCCCATAACTTGTTTGCAGCACTAGAGCCAAATTTACAAGCAATACTGTAACTGGGACTCAGTCTTCATTCATTAACAGAGTCGATGACAAAAGCCTAATAATGAAAGCAGGTGGGTTGGGGGAAACTTAATCATGCAAATTGAGACTCGACTAAGAGAGGTTTTAGTCGATCTCAGCTATCTCTGCGTGCACACGGTGCGTTGACCAGTAGGGGGTTATGAGAGAATGCCATCCTTAATGCCACACAAGTGTACAACAAAAAATGTCTTGTTGGGGGACAACACACAAGATACGTATTATAATTTATAGAATATAATAAGAGGCatcagagagtaatactgagTAACCTGCTCATTCAATAGAAAAaacacaacacccacagcacGCAGAAATGCTGATAATACCATTCTCGTGTAAGAGTTTGGGGAAGGGGTGGAAGAGAAGCAAGAATATTACCGAGGTTCCTTGGCTTCTTAGCGAGCCTATTCTTCCTGTTATGATTGTATGACACTACTTGGCACTACTCCTAGTCTGTCTTCACATCATGACACGTTCACCACTCCTCTTTAACACAGACTTGCTGTTTGAGCGTTGTGGACAAACTACCGTAACATGGCTACTGAGAAGGGGCTGAGAAGAGAGGTGATGCATGTACATATGCATAAGTTATCCCTTTTTTCTACACTTTCAGTGCTTCACCATAGCAACGTTTGTATATAACTTAATGTTGATTTATATTTTGAAAGTGTCATATCCTTCAGTTTTTAGCAGCGAGAGTCCTCCTAGCGATAAAATATGCAGCCAGGATGGTGTCCACAGGTGAACCAACCTAGCTAGcaggaacaggtgggtgttgctagggcagcaaccatgtatgtatgagtggttggtggtgatggttaagTGGTGGGTTTGTAGCAGGCATCGTGGGGCATCTGGGCATGCCAGTCTTCCTCTCGACGCACTCACCGCTGGTACTTAGAGCGAAGAATCTTACGTAGGATGGGCTCAGCTTGGCACTCCTTTGGGTCGCACTCCATCATGCCGCCTCGTCCACACCTAcgataataaataaaaatacagtAAGAAGAGAATTTTAGAATGTCTTTGTTCAAGAGTATAAATTCACTGAAAATACAGTAATACAATATGTATGATCTGCATATTCATGAAATTTAATCCATCTACACAAATGTATTTCGCTAAAATAAATAtgtctacatcactttcttacaTATTGCATATGACCTGTCAGATACTAACCTGCACTCCAGACACGGTCCAGAAGCTTCTTCAACCAGCTCACCAGTGTGGTAGAACCTATCACCGATTTCACACATAACAACCTCCTGGGTTATCCGGACGGGGGGATAGGTAGGgataggtgtggtagtggtggtaatgttgACCACACTCTGGGTAACCAGGCATTCATAGCGCGGACAGCAGAAACCAGGGATAGCCTCCTCGTAGCATCCTGGGATAGGTGGGGGACAGGACTGTTGCAGGCAGATGATGTCGCCGCGGAAGCAGAAGCAGAAGTCACATGGGTCTTCTCGAGGGATCTGTTGGGCTGACACGTACACTTTACCATCAAACATACAAGCACCTGGCCCGAAGAGGATTTCAGTTGTTGATGATGGAGCCGATGGTGCGACTGTGGTAGAGTGAGTAGTGCCTGGATAAGGTGGGAATGGAGATGCTTCTGATGTCACAGTGCCCAGCAATGCAGTCACGGAAGCTTCTGGCGATGCTGTCGTTATTGTCGGTGCCTCAGAGATCCCCACTTCAATGCCACCTTCCGGTTCTTTCTCTGCACTGGGAGAGACTCCTTCAATGGTAGTAGCTTCTGTCACATAACCAGCTACTGTGGACTTCGTCGATAGAGAAGGCTCTACAGATAAACCGGTGACTGAGGAAGACTCAATGGGTGAAATCGATGTGCTCTCCTCGGGAGCCTCGCTTACTGATTCCTCTGTCGAGGGTGTTGCCGTAGCGTTACTGGACTCACTGACACTAGATGAAGTCTCGGAGCCAGTTGTGCTGGTTTCACCTGCGACACTTTCTGCAGTCTGTCCGTCAGCAGTTGCTCCTGTTGCGTCGGTGACACCAGTTCCTACTGCGTCGGTGACACCAGTTCCAACTGCGTCGGTGACACCAGTTCCACTCACATCATCAGAAGTACTGTCAGTGCTAACAGAGCCATCAGTCACCAATGACTCACCCATGACAGTGGGTCCAACAGGGAAGACAGAAGACTCGGTGGCACTTGGTCCACCAGTCACATCAAAATCATCTGTAGCAACGGAAGCTTCGGTCACCTGGCTGTCAGCATCAATGGATGTTAGAGAGATGGTGACTTGGCTGGTACCCTCAGGAGTCTCTGTACTTTCAGGAGCTTCAGTACCAGCAGGAGCCTCAGTACCTTTAGGAGCTTCAGTACCAGCAGAAACCTCAGTACCTTCTGGAACCTCAGTACCAGCAGAAAcatcagtaccttcagtaccagcaGGAGCCGCAGTACTTTCAGGAGCTTCAGTACCAGCAGGAGCCTCAGTACCAGCAGGAGCCTCAGTACCTTCAGGAGCTTCAGGAACCTCAGTACCAGCAGGAGCCTCAGTACCAGCAGGAGCCTCAGTACCTTCAGGAGCTTCAGGAACCTCAGTACCAGCAGGAACCTCAATATCAGCAGGAGCCTCAGTACCTTCAGGAGCTTCAGGAACCTCAGTACCAGCAGGAGCCTCGGGACTTTCCGTATAGTCTACAGTTATGGCTGGAGTTACAGAACCTTCGGTAGAAATGTCAGAAGCTGTGGCGGGCGAGGATGTTACATCCactgaaataaaaaatgaaagaaagTTTTGCACATTAAAACTTTTGAGTTTGCTTCTGTGATGTTACCTGGAAACCTATTCTAGAGATCTTGACATTATACTGTATTTCTAAATACTGTATTACCCTATTTTCTaactaaatatattcaatttaagAAATATTTTATTTGAATATAATACTACAAATATCCACTAGGCCTTCAAATTCAAAAATACAATAAATTGAATTCAACGTACAGCATTCGTATTTCTCAGGGCAGCAGCTGCCTTGGGGTGTGGGCATTGGCACACAATGGTCGCCAGGTGATGCACACTCCAGGGTGGCACACAGGATCTCGCCATCATAACAATAACAGTCTGAACAGTCATCCTTGGGAACATATTCTCCTTCCATGTAAATGGTACCATCAATGCTCACACATTGACGTGGCGATGATGTGGTCTCGGGAACAGCTGGAGAAAAACAAAGAGAGTATTTGTAAAACTTTGGTTTAACAAATCATTGGAATGTATGATTAGATTTTTTTAGATTTAATTTCATATTAGGAGCAAAACGTATGATAGTTGTAAGAATACATGTCGGGACAACTTACGACAATTAAAAGATGGGCAGCACTGGTCCACTGATGACACTACCTCACACTGACGGAAGGCCGGAGGCGGTGGGGGGCAGGAAGGCTGGATACAATGTACGGTACCATTAGCACATCTACATTCTTGCTGACAAGGGGACACTGTAGGAACACTGTCTCCATCATCAAACACCTGGTCGTTCATAACACAGCCGTTAACAATGGTATCTGTAGGCACAGTGTCAATGTCACCTGTGGATGGGCCCACAGTTGTGTAAGGGGTTAATGGTACAACAGTGGCTGTCTCAACACCTGCAGTTGGCTCGTCAGTGGTAGTTTCCTCGGCTGCAGTTGGCTCGTCAGTGGTAGTTTCCTCGGCTGCAGTTGGCTCGTCAGTGGTAGTTTCCTCGGCTGCAGTTGGCTCGTCAGTGGTAGTTTCCTCGGCTGCAGTTGGCTCGTCAGTGGTAGTTTCCTCGGCTGCAGTTGGCCCGTCAGTGGTAGTTTCCTCGGCTGCAGTTGGCTCGTCAGTGGTCTCCTCGGCTGCAGTTGGCCCGTCAGTGGTAGTTTCCTCGGCTGCAGTTGGCTCGTCAGTGGTCTCCTCGGCTGCAGTTGGCCCATCAGTGGTAGTTTCCTCGGCTGCAGTTGGCTCGTCAGTGGTCTCCTCGGCTGCAGTTGGCCCGTCAGTGGTAGTTTCCTCGGCTGCAGTTGGCCCGTCAGTGGTAGTTTCCTCGGCTGCAGTTGGCTCGTCAGTGGTCTCCTCGGCTGCAGTTGGCCCGTCAGTGGTAGTTTCCTCGGCTGCAGTTGGCCCGTCAGTGGTAGTTTCCTCGGCTGCAGTTGGCCCGTCAGTGGTAGTTTCCTCGGCTGCAGTTGGCCTGTCAGTGGTAGTTTCCTCGGCTGCAGTTGGCCCGTCAGTGGTAGTTTCCTCGGCTGCAGTTGGCCCGTCAGTGGTAGTTTCCTCGGCTGCAGTTGGCCCGTCAGTGGTAGTTTCCTCGGCTGCAGTTGGCCTGTCAGTGGTAGTTTCCTCGGCTGCAGTTGGCCCGTCAGTGGTAGTTTCCTCGGCTGCAGTTGGCCCGTCAGTGGTAGTTTCCTCGGCTGCAGTTGGCTCGTCAGTGGTAGTTTCCTCGGCTGCAGTTGGCCCGTCAGTGGTAGTTTCCTCGGCTGCAGTTGGCCCGTCAGTGGTCTCCTTGGCTGGAGTTGGTCCATTAGTTGAAGTCTCTGGAATTACATCCATATTTGCAAATGATATTTTTGTTAATGTCAATTTCTCCAAACAATAATAATGACTTCATATATTAAATACTGAAGAGTATAATAGAAATTTGGTTTGCAAATCAATTAAAGTATTTGACTTGCCAAATTGTTTTTACCCCTTACTCTGCCTTAATCACTGTTTAACTCTTACAGTACTCCAATTGTTGTTTATGCCTTACAGTGCTACAAACACTATTTATCCTTACAGTGCTCTAATTACTATCTGCAATTTTTTGGCCTTAAACTTAACTATATTTAAACATGCATTCACTGATGCAGTACTGTAAATAGTTGTGCTGCTTTGGTGTCAATCTAAAATTTTTGTTACTAAAGTTCTGTCCCATGATCTATATTCTTATATGATGAAGTTATTTTTAAGCTTACCACATTCATATTCACTGGGGCAGCAGCCATCTTCATTTCGAATTACGGGTTTGCAATTAGTTCCATTTGGAAGTGGACAGTCTAAGGTTGCACAGATTACCTCCCCACCAGTGCAGAAACAATCTGTACACACGTCTTTGCTCGGAACATTCTGGCCCTCGTAGTACTGCACTCCATGACTGACACAGCCCGGAGATGGTGTGCTTGGAGGAGCTTCAGGGTCTGAAAAAGATGGTATGGTTATTATATGTTTACCTGAGGCTCGCCATCTCTTGAAGGTTTGATGGTGTTAGGAAGCCAATGGCTTGTTAAAGGTTGACCCTTAATGCATTTGAAACTTCAACACTttaaaaacaattatttaattaagcCCACAGGAATACTTCATTAAATTTAAATAACCCTTAATGCAATTTTTTCCAATTTGATTTGTTAACATATTTTGATTCAAGCATTATAGTACTTAAAAAAATAGCTGCACAGTTTAGGGATTAAGCTTACCACAGTCGTATGTAGGGCAACACTGGTCAGGGTCCTGGACAGGCTGACACTTTAGGAACGCTGGTGGAGGCGAGGCACAGGCCTTCAAGGTGCAAGCTATAATACTATTCAGGCATGAACATGATTTGTGACAAGGTGTAGTTCCAGGAAGTGTGGCACCATTGGTGTAAGTGATATTGTTAACAATACAGCTGCCTTCTCCAGGGACACCAGGTAGTTCTTGTCCTAGGCCTGTGACAGGAACTTCTATTATCACGTCTGTCTCGCCTCCTTCAACTGAGACATCAGTCACATTCTCTTCAACTTCAACTGGTGTGATGGTAACTGCAGTCCATTCGTCACTATGTGAAGTCAAGCTATCACCCGGCAAAACGGTCATCGGTGTAGTTATGAAGCTATCGTCATCTGGGGCCGTTGTTCGTGTCTCAAAGGATGTAACTGGGCCAGTCATCATTGAATCTGGCGCTTCTGTCAGAGCAATAGTTTCACCTACTGCTTCACCAGTAATGATAGCTTGAGTCACTGGTGCCTCGCCTTCTGAAGGTGATGGTGCCTTGGTAACTGATTCCTCAATGATGATCGTCACCGTTTCTCTGTCGGTGTCGGTAGCTCCAGGTGACTGGGTTGTGCTAGTTCCAGCATCAGTGACAAGGTTTTCTATGTCGATGAAATCAACTGCATCTGGAATAATTGCTTAATTAATCTTTCATCATAATTAAAgctttaaatcatttatatatcgtataatttaaatattcttttatgtgctagccatatgatgtattgtgcctactaatttttattaaactaccattcaagctgtcattgcaatcaatctgagctacctatgtgctttaatatacctacaattttctctcatcttttattttttcttgctatgtaactgttatcatttttataaattttgcaagtatttacctacttaaaattttcttagattaaggacctgcccgaaacgctgcacatactagtggctttacaaaaatgtaattactgtgctatgtattctcacaatcccaatgtatctacttgtatataaataaataaataaataaataaataaatatagtcGCTTCCAGTCTCTATCCATACTCTAAGCTAAAACCCACACTCCCCAATGAGCACAATATCCAAAAGCAACCCGAACTCAACGCCAAATCAACTATATATCAGTTAAATTAATGATGATTCGCCATCAAACCAACGCCACTCTTagatattgtgtccactaggcCCCTATTTAGAGAACTAACAAAACACTAACCACAGTCATATTTTGTTGGACAGCACTCGCCCTTAGGCACTTCAGTGGGTTTGCAGTTTTGTCCGGCTGGTTCGCTGCACTCAACATATGCACAAAGATGTTCACCATATGAGCAGTAGCAGTCTGAACAGAAGTCAGAGCTTGGCATGTGATCTCCTTCATAATACTGGACACCATCAAGTACACATCCAGGCGAAGGTGATTGCTCGGTCTGGTTAGATGCTGAAAAATTAATCAATTTATTAATATACTGATTTAAAATGGCAACACCTAATTAAAGAATAGATTTAATATAGCAGCCAATAAACAAAATTGTTAAAATAACTTTCAATGTCAACCCTCATGAGTACTCACGGCAAGAGTAGGTTGGGCAGCACTTCCCTTCTGAAGCTACTACGTCACACCTAAGGAAGGCAGGTGGTGACGGAGGGCAGCCTATATAGTCACACTTCAGCTTGCCATCCACACATTTACAACTTTCTTGACAAGGATTCGTCAGTGGGACAATGCTATTATTATCATACTTTGTGCCATTAACGATGCAGCTTCCAGTCGCAGGAGGAACATCTGTGTAGAGCCCATCAGTAGTTCCTGGAGCAACTGTAAAGGACCCTTCACTAATTTCACCGTCCTCGACGCCTGCACTAGCTCCAGTTGTTGTTTCGCCAATGTCAGGAATGGTGGGGATAGAATCAACACTTGTTGTAATCTCAACTCCAGTTGAAACATCGATGGAGATCTCGTCAACTCCAGGTGAAACGTCAGTGGTTTCATCAACTCCAGTTGAAACATCCGGGGAGATCTCGTCAACTCCAGTTGAAATATCAGTGGTCTCATCAAATCCAGTTGAAACATCGATGGAGATCTCGTCAACTCCAGTTGAAACATCAGTGGTCTCATCAACTCCAGTTGAAACATGGATGATCTCGTCAAATCCAGTTGAAACATCAGTGGTCCCATCAACTCCAGTTGAAACAGTGGTCGCGTCAACTCCTTTTGAAACATCAGTGGAAGTCTCATGAGTTCCAGATGGAACATCAGTACCTGCAAGAGATTCAATATCTTCTGGACTCTGGGGACCAATAGGAGCCTCAGAGGTTGCTGGAGCCTCAGGCGTTACTGGAGCTTCAGAAGTTACCGAGGTCTCATAACTTGTGAGATAATCAGGACTTTCTGTTTCATCAGTAAGTGTTGAGGGCTCGGTAACACCTGGTACACTAACTCCGCTGAGGTCATCAGTAGCAAGAGAAGCTTCAGTACTGTAACCACCCTCTTGGAGTGTAGTTAGGGAACTTTCAGTAGAACTGTCGGAACCTGTAGCAGGTGACCCACTGATGATATCCGTAGTGTCTGTAGCCGAGTCGATAGGCGTAATCGATATTTCGGGTACTATTGGAGAATCGGTGGTAGATTCAATCCCAGTTGAATCTTCAGTGGACGACTCATCAACTTCAAGTAAACTATCAGTGGTAGTTTCAATCTCAGTGGACGTCTCATCTACTTCAAGTAAACCATCGGTGGTAGTTTCAACCCCAGTGGACGTCTCATCAACTTCAAGTAAACCATCGGTGGTAGTTTCAACCTCAGTTGGACCACCAGTGGACGTCTCATCAACTTCAAGTAAACTATCAGTGGTAGTTTTAACC
This genomic interval carries:
- the LOC123762290 gene encoding LOW QUALITY PROTEIN: mucin-2 (The sequence of the model RefSeq protein was modified relative to this genomic sequence to represent the inferred CDS: deleted 1 base in 1 codon), which encodes MRRPLRIETTTDSLLEVDESSTEDSTGIESTTDSPIVPEISITPIDSATDTTDIISGSPATGSDSSTESSLTTLQEGGYSTEASLATDDLSGVSVPGVTEPSTLTDETESPDYLTSYETSVTSEAPVTPEAPATSEAPIGTPSQEDIESLAGTDVSSSTDSTGVKTTTDSLLEVDETSTGGPTEVETTTDGLLEVDETSTGVETTTDSVLEVDESSTEDPTGVESTTVSPIVPEISITPIDSATDTTDIISGSPATGSDSSTESSLTTLQEGDYSTEASLATDDLSGVSVPGVTEPSTLTDETESPDYPTSYETSVTSEAPVTPEAPATSEAPIGTPSQEDIESLAGTDVSSSTDSTGVKTTTDSLLEVDETSTGGPTEVETTTDGLLEVDETSTGVETTTDGLLEVDETSTGVETTTDSLLEVDESSTEDPTGVESTTVSPIVPEISITPIDSATDTTDIISGSPATGSDSSTESSLTTLQGDYSTEASLATDDLSGVSVPGVTEPSTLTDETESPDYPTSYETSVTSEAPVTPEAPATSEAPIGTPSQEDIESLAGTDVSSSTDSTGVKTTTDSLLEVDETSTGGPTEVETTTDGLLEVDETSTGGPTEVETTTDGLLEVDETSTGGPTEVETTTDGLLEVDETSTGVETTTDGLLEVDETSTGVETTTDSLLEVDESSTEDPTGVESTTVSPIVPEISITPIDSATDTTDIISGSPATGSDSSTESSLTTLQEGDYSTEASLATDDLSGVSVPGVTEPSTLTDETESPDYPTSYETSVTSEAPVTPEAPQPLRLLLVPPSQEDIESLAGTDVSSSTDSTGVKTTTDSLLEVDETSTGGPTEVETTTDGLLEVDETSTGGPTEVETTTDGLLEVDETSTGVETTTDSLLEVDESSTEDPTGVESTTVSPIVPEISITPIDSATDTTDIISGSPATGSDSSTESSLTTLQEGDYSTEASLATDDLSGVSVPGVTEPSTLTDETESPDYPTSYETSVTSEAPVTPEAPATSEAPIGTPSQEDIESLAGTDVSSSTDSTGVKTTTDSLLEVDETSTGGPTEVETTTDGLLEVDETSTGVETTTDGLLEVDETSTEIETTTDSLLEVDESSTEDSTGIESTTDSPIVPEISITPIDSATDTTDIISGSPATGSDSSTESSLTTLQEGGYSTEASLATDDLSGVSVPGVTEPSTLTDETESPDYLTSYETSVTSEAPVTPEAPATSEAPIGPQSPEDIESLAGTDVPSGTHETSTDVSKGVDATTVSTGVDGTTDVSTGFDEIIHVSTGVDETTDVSTGVDEISIDVSTGFDETTDISTGVDEISPDVSTGVDETTDVSPGVDEISIDVSTGVEITTSVDSIPTIPDIGETTTGASAGVEDGEISEGSFTVAPGTTDGLYTDVPPATGSCIVNGTKYDNNSIVPLTNPCQESCKCVDGKLKCDYIGCPPSPPAFLRCDVVASEGKCCPTYSCPSNQTEQSPSPGCVLDGVQYYEGDHMPSSDFCSDCYCSYGEHLCAYVECSEPAGQNCKPTEVPKGECCPTKYDCDAVDFIDIENLVTDAGTSTTQSPGATDTDRETVTIIIEESVTKAPSPSEGEAPVTQAIITGEAVGETIALTEAPDSMMTGPVTSFETRTTAPDDDSFITTPMTVLPGDSLTSHSDEWTAVTITPVEVEENVTDVSVEGGETDVIIEVPVTGLGQELPGVPGEGSCIVNNITYTNGATLPGTTPCHKSCSCLNSIIACTLKACASPPPAFLKCQPVQDPDQCCPTYDCDPEAPPSTPSPGCVSHGVQYYEGQNVPSKDVCTDCFCTGGEVICATLDCPLPNGTNCKPVIRNEDGCCPSEYECETSTNGPTPAKETTDGPTAAEETTTDGPTAAEETTTDEPTAAEETTTDGPTAAEETTTDGPTAAEETTTDRPTAAEETTTDGPTAAEETTTDGPTAAEETTTDGPTAAEETTTDRPTAAEETTTDGPTAAEETTTDGPTAAEETTTDGPTAAEETTDEPTAAEETTTDGPTAAEETTTDGPTAAEETTDEPTAAEETTTDGPTAAEETTDEPTAAEETTTDGPTAAEETTDEPTAAEETTTDGPTAAEETTTDEPTAAEETTTDEPTAAEETTTDEPTAAEETTTDEPTAAEETTTDEPTAGVETATVVPLTPYTTVGPSTGDIDTVPTDTIVNGCVMNDQVFDDGDSVPTVSPCQQECRCANGTVHCIQPSCPPPPPAFRQCEVVSSVDQCCPSFNCPVPETTSSPRQCVSIDGTIYMEGEYVPKDDCSDCYCYDGEILCATLECASPGDHCVPMPTPQGSCCPEKYECLDVTSSPATASDISTEGSVTPAITVDYTESPEAPAGTEVPEAPEGTEAPADIEVPAGTEVPEAPEGTEAPAGTEAPAGTEVPEAPEGTEAPAGTEAPAGTEAPESTAAPAGTEGTDVSAGTEVPEGTEVSAGTEAPKGTEAPAGTEAPESTETPEGTSQVTISLTSIDADSQVTEASVATDDFDVTGGPSATESSVFPVGPTVMGESLVTDGSVSTDSTSDDVSGTGVTDAVGTGVTDAVGTGVTDATGATADGQTAESVAGETSTTGSETSSSVSESSNATATPSTEESVSEAPEESTSISPIESSSVTGLSVEPSLSTKSTVAGYVTEATTIEGVSPSAEKEPEGGIEVGISEAPTITTASPEASVTALLGTVTSEASPFPPYPGTTHSTTVAPSAPSSTTEILFGPGACMFDGKVYVSAQQIPREDPCDFCFCFRGDIICLQQSCPPPIPGCYEEAIPGFCCPRYECLVTQSVVNITTTTTPIPTYPPVRITQEVVMCEIGDRFYHTGELVEEASGPCLECRCGRGGMMECDPKECQAEPILRKILRSKYQR